From Salmo salar chromosome ssa09, Ssal_v3.1, whole genome shotgun sequence:
ATAGGAAAGAAGAAATATAGAACAGAAATGAAAAACAAACATGGAATCATCTATCATAGAATAAACATTGTGAAAGAATCTATAAATACTTTATCTATGGTGGTGAACGACTATCGGCACAGAACAATGCATGCCTGTCAAGAGTccagattgctcagtttactGTACTACTGCTAGGTCAACACAGCTTTTCTTGATTCTGCAAAGTTATACTGAAGGCAACTCACTCCTTTGGCCGTTTGAAATACTCTTGATTTATTACTGTACATAGTTCAACATCTGATAGGGAGAAAAAAAGTAATGGGGGCTCTGAGTTACTGGTCTCCATTAAGATAAACAAACTGTAAGTGGTGAAAAAGGAGATGTTATCTGGGAAAAATTCCAGCTCTTAAAAATGAAGAGCCTGCCATATGTAGAGGCTGCTTACTTGTGTAACAATAATAATAAGCATTTTTATAAGCCCAGGACTCAATCTGAGGCATGTTATACAGCAGCACACTGTGCTAAATTTGAATCTGACTTCttctttgtgcgtgtgtgtgtgtgtgtgcgtgcgtgcgcgtgtgtctaGTCTGGAGGAGACAGATGTGTTAACATCTAGTGAACCACCCTGCATGTTCACCTCTGCCACCAATGAGGAATTGAACAAAGGAGAAGAAAAACACTAGCTTTCTCACTCTCGTTGAGTGGAGAGCACTGATTGGACCACTCTGTCACTCTTACTTCCTAACTCTCTGTACATTACAATATGGAAGGAATGTCCAGCTCCATCCAGTGTGTCTTAGTGCTGTGGCTCCTGAGTGAGTGACTCGCCACATATGGTGTATGTTAACAACTAACGATAGAACAAGACATGGGGAGCAGCTTGCTAATGTCTCTCTTTGGCACTTGGGAGTGTGATCATGAGGGCTGAGGTATTTTCTGTCTAGCTGCCTTGGCATGGAGCCCTGGGCTTGACAATCACATCTTGTCAGTCGTCATGGTTACATCTCTCATATTTACATGTGTTATTACTCTACTATTTGGTTGAATGAAGGTGACCTGAATTATTTACCAAACTATTTTTGGGGCATGACAGCAGCAGTGGAGTGGACGGATTTGATGTCTACTTCATGTGAGACCGTGAGACGCACCACATTGCGTATCCAGCCCTATAAATGCCTTTCTTTTCCGGAAAAACATGATTCAGCTACAAAGGAAACATGTTTATTTATGATAGATGTTTGTGGACAGAAAAAAGGCattgatttgtttgttttgttattaGTGTTGACATTTGGTGTGAGTAGGCCTACTAAAATGTTCTTGATGTTGTCAGCTATCTTTCTAGCCCACAAATGCTTTTTAATGGTTCAAATGTAAAGGTCAGCAAAGAGAATGATTCAAGTCTTGGGCTATTTAAATACATGAGCAAGGCAAGCATCACAGCTGCCAGTAATGTAAACAAATTCAAACCGTTGCTAACAAATTATCAGCtatttttatttatcctttattgaACTCGGcaagacgacactgggccaattgtgcgccgccctatgagactcccaatcacagccggttgtgatacagcctggaatcaaaccagggtctgtagtgacacctctagcatgagatgcagtgccttagaccgctgcgccactcaggagcaagGATCCAGGATGCACAAATTGTATGTTTTTGTTGATGAAGAGAAAGACCCTTCATTTTGTTGATGTGGAAACCTGTTGCCTAGAAGTTATATAAATATGAATAATTTTGAACACCATTATAGATCGGGATTTTATAGCACCAGGTTCATTCAGAAGGAACAGTTTTTGAGTCCCATGGACTATTATCTAATAACGGTTGTGGAAAAGTAGTATGCAGGAAATGCAGAGCAGTTCACTGACTCATGATACACAAACCAGCTTTCCAACTGATAACTGATAACGGTCAGAGCTGACCCATACTATAACTAGACTACTCACAATGCACACGTTGTCCTACTCAGTAGTAGCCTCTGTTTCCTTGCTATCTGAAAGGGATGGTGCCATCTAGTGTCAAAGGACCACTATAACAGCGTCTGCAAAGCATGTTTGATTTGCATGTAATACATTGTATTGGACAGTATAGTGATGGTCGGGCTATACGGGAGTATACAGGCTAGTAGCCTATTATAATCATTAGGTTAAAGGTTCCATTATGTTGGTAGCAAGCTATTAGGGATGATATAAGGcctccgagtggcgcagcggtgtaatgtgctgcatctcagtgcaagaggcatcactacagtccatggtttgaatccaggctgtatcacatggCTGTGATAGGGAGTcctatagggtggtgcacaattggccaagaacaaataatttgttcttcactgacttgcctagttaaataaaggttacgttTACGTATATTAATCAAAGATCCACTTTGCTATATATAATGCTATCCATGTTGGATAGTAAATCCAGGCTATGGATAGAATTCTATATCATTCTTGGAGATCTGTTTTAGGAACAGACTGAATTTGAATGTGTGTTCTTGAAAACATATAAATCACGACCCCATTGGTCATTTGAACCCCTTGGTTGAACTTCCGTTGGGTAGATATGATGTCTGTCATTAGCCCTGAACTGCCTGACTTGACGTTCAATAAACCCTTGCTCTAGTCGAGGATACTAACGTTTATTTCATAGCTACACTCGTTTATCATTTCTAAACAACAGGCAATGGGAAGTTAACAGGAAAATTTGAAGTTCCGGGATCTGACGTTTATTTATCGAGTGAATCAGatgttattgttttttttctgtggAAATGGGCTCGACAAACTCCACCCTGTCAAAAATTCCAAACGTCGAAGAATTAATGCAAGAAACGGGTTGTAAGTTCTCCGATGGGTAGGACTGTAATTTAGGctattataaaaaatgtattgaGATTGTCATGATTATACAATGACTTTATAGTTTATGCCAAATTCGAAGACAAATCGTTGAGTGGGCGTATAACGGATTTCATTATAGACGTTATTGTGACAGCTGTATGGAGCCCAGCTTTTCTTTTGATTCTATTGTATTTTTTCATCAAAGTTTTAAAGCGCAGATAAGTTGAAATGCGTGGAAATTATGAATCGCTTTTGCAACCATAAGATTGATGCTTGACAGATGCGCAAATTGCGCGCGCAACTTTGGCTGACCAAAATAAGCATGCGTCTTACCCAACCAAATACAGTATTGGATGTCTAAGCTTTCAACAGAGTTATATTGACAAATACATATGGCTTTGAGAAGTTGTAGGTAAATTAATAATTTGGCCTTTAAGCTACTTTTATAAATGCTTGAATAATTCATGGAGTGTTTGCTTGAGTGGTATCCAGAGCAATGAACTGGCCTCTATATGGTTATTGCATATATTGATTAAATTATTTGGTGGCCACAGTCCTGCCCCATTACTAATAGCATGAATCTATGGTtctcttgttttctctttatCATAGTCACCCCTGCACACATTGTTCGACTTTATGACCGCTTCGAAGCATTGGACAAGGAGAAGACAGGCCATCTCCGGTAAGTGGTGGGACCATGTCAGCTTTATGGAGTTGACTAAAACAGTGCATTTCAGAATAACTTATGTCTGAATGTCTTGTCTTTGTTTTATCCCCATTACTGTGAAGCCCACAGGATTTTGGAGCCATTAATAGGTTGGCGATGAACCCCATCGGGGATCGGATCATTGGGGCTTTCTTCTCTCCAGGGTATAGAACAACATTTCTTACATGTTTGAGTAACATTATTGACTTGATAACCTCACCAATGAAGGTTAATGTCAATTTTCAGCTGTAATAGAAAAGTCCATTCTTTTTGTAGGTCTCCTTAAAACAACAGAGCACAATCAACAAGACTAAATATTTATTCAACTTCAGTTGATTCTGTGcaccatttatttttattttttaaataaaatgtccATGTACCCTGTACTTTTGGAATGTAAGTGGGTTCTCGTCTTAAAAGAATATCTCTCTCAGACAGGAAACGGTGGACTTCCACTCCTTTGTGAGGATCCTGGCCCACTTCCGGCCTGCGGACGAAAAACGTCCCAAAGATCCCAGTATGCCTGAACCTGTCAACAGTAGGACCAGTAAACTCAAGTGTGAGTCCTctgtcagatttttttttgtttttgtggtTGACTCAAAATAGATTTTAGCAATCAAATTCAACTCAGTCAGTTCTTCCCTGATTTTTCTCTTTCCTTTTAGTTGCTTTCCAACTATATGACCAGGACAAGGATGGCAAAATCTCCAGAGCAGAGCTTCTACAGGTCTGTAATAACTGTTGGCTTTACTGACAATAATACTCTGTATGGTGAGCAACACAATATACCACCAATAGTTAGTGATGCAAATTGTTTCTTTGTTGTAAACCAGGTCTGGTATGCCCCAGCAATTGATGGCTAAAATGCCTACACCCTATACCAGAGGTATTCAAATCTTACACtatgaggtccggagcctgctagttttctgttctacctgataatgaattgcacccacctgttgtccctggtctaaatcagtccctgattagaagggaacaatgaaaacaagcagtggaactggcttcaaggtcGGGATTTGAATTTGAGGATCCTATAGAATGAAGCCCATTCTCCAATGGGTTTGGGATGTACAGGTGCTGCGGTCCATGCTGGAGATGCAGGTGACGGAGGAGCAGCTAGAGAGCATTGCCGACCGCACCATCCAGGAGGCTGACCTGGACAAGGATGATGCCATCTCCTTTGAGGAGTTCCGCAAGGTACCACCAGGAAGAGCTCTAACAATGACATATCAACATGAGCCATTGCAGCACAGTGCACCCAGAATACTAAGTCATACACATAGAAAATTATGCTGGCCATTTCTGTAGTCAAACAGCATACTGTACATTGTACGATGACAGTATTTTGCCTATCCTCTCATATTCAGTGGCTGCATAATGCTGTATTTGATTGTGATGTAATATACCAATTCCACCATTTGTCGGTCTATTCTTTTTCCCTACAGTCCCTGGAGAAGGTTAACATCGACCACAAGATGAGCATTCGCTTCCTGCGCTAGCTAGAGTGGTTGCATTGGGTCAACTGACCGTTCAGAGATGTAGCCCACTTTGTGTATACTCATCCCTCCATGGTAGAAACAAGGCTTCTGCAGGGAAATATAACTATATTACTGATTCTTTTAACTGGATGACTAACACTAAATACCTTAAATGACTGACTAATATGCTGTAACTTAATATGTTTACTGTATACTGGAGTATGGGGATCATGTACCAAAGTATAACTGCACTATAGGCCTAATGTATAATTACATAGTAACTGCTTTTATATAATACagtaaaatgtaatttaataatttgttgttgttgcagaacCTACAGTTTGAATTGGGTTCGTTTTTACAAGGGCAAACATAAGCTTTTATGAAGGGAAACCGATACCCGATACTTGAAGTTCACTCTTCCTTGTAACTTACAAGACTTGACTGCAATAAGTCTCTAGATGTAGCAGTCGTTGTCCAATTACACGGAACATGAGAACTATACATACGAGTATTAAAGTGATACAATATTTCTACAAATAAAtatttttgtaaattatatcattccTTTACTGAGTTGCTCATGAGGAGAAAAGGCCGTGAAAACTTAAGCTTTGCTATAATTGTGATTCAATATATTTGATTTAGAGAGAATGACAGTCCAACAAAACTAATGTCTACATTTTGACCCAGAGTAATGAAAGGGTCAGTTTGTGACTGACTGGATAGCATTGAACTAATGTGTGCCAAAATATATTTCTCAAATCTATGCATCTTTTTGTCAGAAACATGGAATCTTTAATTAAATAACCCTGTTGGTATTTGGGTGTAGTATATTTTGAAACTGATTTTCATATTTCAAGCATCAGTACAAAAAGCTAAATGATGTTACTGATTCAAATAGTCACACCTCTTGTTGCTATCTACGGCCATATAACACAGGGATATTTCCAAAGCTTGTTCCGTGTGAAATGTTCCTTCATTTCTCTGATTGAACACAGAGTGGCAGGAATAGATATTTTCACTGAGGTTAAGTGAATTAACACATGGGTGATAGAGGGAAATATTTGGTGGTTAACATTTACACACTGACTGACATTCAGGCTTGCCTTGAGACAGAGGCATAATGGAGAGATTTATTCTGTACAGAAATTGTACCATGACAGAAGTTCATAAAGTGGAATTGATTCAAACAATAAACACATGCATTAGCAGGGCTTCCTCATTTGCCCTTAGGCTGACAGGCACATAGAATCCAGAATAAGGAGTATCCAGTGCCTGGAAAGAACAGAAAGACACAATGATTAGAACATATGTGATACGGCATAGAAAACCAGCACCACAATACTCCAAATGTACAGAGTGTGTTGACGGAGGAATGTAACAGGTACCTGCGAGGGTGATGGTCATTGTTAGACGGTAGAGAAGGACATCAGTGGTCCCTCCCTTGATGTGGACTGGCAAGCCGTTGTCCGCCTGCAACCAAAGTCAGGGTTCAAATACCTATTCATGATCATGAATCATTGGAGGCTTTTATTGTAAGCCAAAAATAACTTTGTGATATGATAAAACCAGACTGAATTGCATTCCAGACCACTAATCTGAAGAACAGAACAATTATCCCCTCTGAGGTGCCAACCAACAATGGTAGATCTCAGGCGATTCATCAATCTTGCAACATGACACACACAGTAGATCCCAATCAGGTCAATGTTGCTCTAAAGTACTTGATTTAACATGTTCTGCAGACACTGATGAACGTTGTGATAAAGATGACTTTTGTCTGCTGCCAAAATCACATCTTGTTGACATTGTTGACCGCCAATAATCATCTAAATACACTGTTATTAAGACGCCTCTGGTTTTCTTGTTTGGGATTGTTTCTCATCCAGGTGTCCTAATGATGTCATGCTCACCTGGAATATCTTCTGATGATCTGGCACCTTGTTCTTCATCTGTTTGGTTGTTGTGCTGAAGGCTCTGGTAGCCAGCCGGGGCAGCTTCTGAAAGGATCACAGTCACAAAATCACCCATGTTACAAAGGATGTGAAAGCTAGATTGAAAATACAGGGTTTATACCAAAACATTCCTTTGCATCCCTTACAGCCAAATGTGCAAAACAAATTGGTTGGATTCTTGATGGGACATGCTGACTGAGCGGCTGAGGCTAGGTGCTGTTTTCATAGTGTTTCTAGTAGAATAAATCATTTGATAATAACATTAAATAGGGTGGCATTTACCTTTTTGATTCAACACCTGTTTTTCTACTTTCACTTTTGGAGGGATGTGATACTAGCCTGTTGTTTTCTGTAAGAGGAAAGAGCTATGGAATACTCTTTGGGTTACTCTTACTTCCCTCGCCGTTGAAATAGTGTTCGTCATGACAACAACTGTTATTGTATACAGTCTTGGCTATGAGAGGAAGTACCCCCTTCTAACTGTTTTAGACATTTTGAGTGGTTTGCATACACAAAAAAATGAGACAGTCGCAAACGttcctttttcttttctttcaacAGCATGCAGGGGGGAAATTATCCAGACTTTGAAGTGTGTATCACCTTCTTCACTATGTTTTAGACCTTCTGAGTGAATATACAATTTTGGCATCTTAGATACGCTTTCCATCCAAAGTGATGCTAGTATCAAAGACAGCTGGGTTGTCACATCAAATATGCTTGATTAAATCAACATCCTCCAAGATACAAAAACCAACCAAAAGCCTTCTCTGTTAACAAGGCAGAGATTCAACTTCCTTTGACAGATAATCTGTCACTCCTAATGAAATATGAAATCAGAGCGATATTCTTTCGATATTCTGTAAAAGGACACTGTCAAGTGCATACCGGTATTTAACCATTATTGTCAATTAGATAATCAGTTGAAAATCAGGGTCAACCCATACCATTGGTTCTGACCCATTATGTATATTATAACAGGACTATTTCATCACTGGGGACTTGTGTTCTGAAAGAAAGTCATCTCTTTTCAAGTTTTTAATCTATTGGTCTTGGTATCAGGTAAACATTCTCTGTGAGGTCAATCTCTTACTACTTTTTACTATCACCGGCAAAACCTTTTAATTTCATTGAAGACCATTTCGTATACTTGTGTTGACTTGGGTTCTGTCCCTTTAAGAGAACTGTGCCACAGTGTAATATCTACCAAGGTCAAATTGGGGGCCTGAACCAGCAGGGCGAGAACTGGCATTGCTGCCAGCCAATGACTGCCACTCAACCTGTGACCTCAACCAattagatggagggagagaggaacattaaacCCTTCCCCTTGAACTgaattccatgtgtgtgtgtgtgtatacgtgtgtgcgtACGTATGTGTAAGCTATATGTGGACACGGCACAGTTTGCTTAGAGAAATCATAAAGGACCGATAGAGGAAATGTGAATCAATAAAAATATACAAGACTAATATACCATCGCATTTTTCCACCTCACCTCAccgagaagagagagggatgtagttAAAACGATATGACCTCTCAGTAGGAGCTTGTAAACTACATATTTTAAAAGATCAATAAGACTCAGTTTTGTATTCCATTTTCGTCTGAATGACAATATGAGTCCAGTACGACCTCACAGAGAGATCATCTAGACAGATAGTAATATATCCCTGTAACTGCATTTCTCTAGAATGACATCAGAATCTCCTGGGACCACCCTTCTTGTTTTACTATCTAAAGTGGCTTATATGCTGGCCTTACTCTCAGTCGACCACCGGGGCAGAGACGAGGCCTGCAACAGGTTATTTGAGGCCATAGTCCGTCTAACttatcccccacacacactggaatgtatttgtttatttaataCTTAGCAACAAGTAATCAGGAAGACAGATATCACTACAAATTTTGCCTTCTACTCTCCACATTAATAAAAGGTGGTACAAAGGTCAGTCCAACTGTACTTCTCTTTCCAAATAAGATCCAAGAATCTATAAATAATATTTAAACTCTTTTTATGATTGAGATTACTACTGGCAGCAAAGAGAAcagaaacattttgaaaaagtgttATTTTTTTACCAGTAGGTGATTCATGGTGGAGGGTGTACTCAGTGTGAAGCCTCTTGCTGCTTGTCTAGCCGTGGCCTGTTCAAGGGCGCAGTCACATATTGCAGCATTTCTGAATGGGAGCCAAACTATGGTCACCAGGAGAGTACAAACTCTGCTCAAGCCTTCCCTCCAATGGTCTACAATTGCTTCTTTGGTAGCCGTTGTTCACATTGATTTCTGCTCTCACACATCATTAAATATACATATGTTTATTTGAATTcaaatgaaaaaaatgtatgtgGAAATTGTATGCTGCTCATTGACAGTTTGTAGTTAGGAGATCTCATTCCTGTATTTGCGTCGTTCTAATGCATTCACTTGTTTTCAGCGCACACCGTCCATCTTCCAGTTGTGTGAATAATATTCTAAAAGAGTCTCAAAGCTAGACACTCTTAGTTTCATTTCTGTGTTGAGGTCCTCAGAAAGAGGAACTGAGTCTGTTGTCTAACCTCTCCCCAGCTGTGATCATGAGATCAGGCAAACAGAGAGTTTTGGTTAAGCATTTTTCTCACATTAGCAGGGAACTGTCATTGTAGATCAGTCACACATGATCAGTCACTCTCTCTGGTAAGTCTCAAAACACATTTGTTATAGTTGTTCTATAGGGTTTGTGCACGTTGTTGATGTTTATAGGCATACGTGTATGGCTCTAGCTGTACTTGTTTGTAGTTAGAGATGTAAACAAAGATAGTAAGATTTAGCAAAGTGTAGACAAGCCCTGACTCAACAGTAAGGCATGCACATGTGAAATGTACAATACCTCTTCAACTGGCATCTAACACAAGATGTTAGCACATCATTTGTTATGACATTTCTATGAATTGACTAGTTTGCAGTTTCTTTAATGTTTATGAGAACAACATACTTCACACTTTTTTTCACATGCAATTGTAGCCAATATATTTATGTCACACACTCCTAGACTAGCATCAATATGCTTTCACCAGTGCTGCTCATGGTGGCCTTGCTGACTGTCCTTACCGTCACCATGGAGTCTGACCACTGGATAACAGACCAGCAGGAAAAGTAAGATTGCGATCTTGCATTGTAAATACTTCAATCCAACAGTGAAATGTAGATCGATCAAGTGCAGAAGTTGGACTTTTCCATTTAAGTCTAGTTATTTTCAACTTCTATAGTACATGTTTATTTTTGACTATAATACCATCTTTTGGGACAAGTATAGTTGCatgtcaatcaaatcaatcaaatgtatttataaagcccttcttacatcagctgatgtcacaaagtgctgtacagaaacccagcctaaatgtGCATCTATCGTGAGTGTGATGTACTGTTATGTTGAAATATGAAATAGTCTTGGGCATGAGGATACAGAATCCTTCTATCTCTCCCAGGTTCTGTACATGGCAGTGTTTGAAGTTTACTCTGCAGTGGCCTGGGAGCTTCTGTTTGGTGAGTTCAACCTCTTCTCCATAGcacctcatcatcctcatcgtcATCAATCACCCATTCTTGTTATTCTAACTCACTCTAACTCTGCACAGGGTCTAAAGAATTCATCACAATGCAGAATACCTCCAAACATCCAGACCTGGACTATCCATGGACTGTGGTAAAAAATGAATTATATATACCCATTAATTTTTGTAATTCCCCATCAGAATAAAACCTTTTGACTGATCTTAATAAACTGAATGAGAATGACAATTCATATCTGATCACTTTTCGTTTTTTTGACCTAGGCCTTTGAAAGCTCatacatgttgtctctgctggcCAATATTCCACTCTGACCTCAAGGTAAAACATGTCTCTGGTTACAGTCACCATTGAAGGACAATGAAGAATCTGTGTGTTCAGAAGACATCCCTCTTTCTTTCAGGAACTGGACCCTGAACTCTCTCAACTTTGGCCATCCCTACTCAAGACCCAATCCAGTTTTCTCTTCTGGTAAGAGGCAGGATGGGGGTCAATTTACAATTGAAGTACATGTTTCACATACGTAGCTTCTCCTTTtcagtttattgagaagtcatTTAAAAAGAGATGGCCTTTTTTAAATGATTGAACTGGAATGTCAAT
This genomic window contains:
- the chp2 gene encoding calcineurin B homologous protein 2 isoform X1, with amino-acid sequence MGSTNSTLSKIPNVEELMQETGFTPAHIVRLYDRFEALDKEKTGHLRPQDFGAINRLAMNPIGDRIIGAFFSPGQETVDFHSFVRILAHFRPADEKRPKDPSMPEPVNSRTSKLKFAFQLYDQDKDGKISRAELLQVLRSMLEMQVTEEQLESIADRTIQEADLDKDDAISFEEFRKSLEKVNIDHKMSIRFLR
- the chp2 gene encoding calcineurin B homologous protein 2, with translation MVTPAHIVRLYDRFEALDKEKTGHLRPQDFGAINRLAMNPIGDRIIGAFFSPGQETVDFHSFVRILAHFRPADEKRPKDPSMPEPVNSRTSKLKFAFQLYDQDKDGKISRAELLQVLRSMLEMQVTEEQLESIADRTIQEADLDKDDAISFEEFRKSLEKVNIDHKMSIRFLR
- the cox7a1 gene encoding cytochrome c oxidase subunit 7A1, mitochondrial, with product MNHLLKLPRLATRAFSTTTKQMKNKVPDHQKIFQADNGLPVHIKGGTTDVLLYRLTMTITLAGTGYSLFWILCACQPKGK